A window of the Oscillospiraceae bacterium NTUH-002-81 genome harbors these coding sequences:
- a CDS encoding helix-turn-helix domain-containing protein, translating to MQTKKALTVNEASEYTGIGRNNLRKLITWQKIPVIRIGNKILIRSEVLDQFLKKNEGHNLKNKYEVIAV from the coding sequence ATACAGACAAAGAAAGCCCTTACAGTGAATGAAGCGTCAGAGTATACGGGAATTGGAAGAAATAATCTGCGAAAGCTGATTACATGGCAGAAGATTCCGGTCATAAGGATTGGAAATAAGATTCTTATACGCTCTGAGGTTTTAGACCAGTTTTTGAAGAAAAACGAAGGGCATAATCTGAAAAATAAATATGAAGTAATTGCAGTATAA
- a CDS encoding tyrosine-type recombinase/integrase, which translates to MGKDLKGNPLPPGIMQRKSGIYRGRFYYKGETYTKDNADLKKLVQEMEDLRYEVKHGLKGKGDNITLDTWFDIWLNTHKKRTIKESTQVRYDDFYRRYIKKQIGKQRVADFNPIILERLLQNMADDDYSTKTIRDVYNILNAMFKYAVHNRILTFNPCAGVEVPKTKTKQIRVLTVKEQREVLEHAKERIHENLIQVALGTGMRGGELLGLTWDDVDFRKREISVNKTLVYIKDKETKKYVFKYQTPKTKNSIRTIPMQDSVYKALKRQWIQLKEMQLSASEWQPLEGFENLVFVGKNGKPITEHTFQVTLDWIEKSINKERKKQAEKNKTVFIPIPHFYPHALRHTFATRCFEAGIDAKVVQGFLGHYSIAITLDLYTHVTDDKAKSEMDKLQNLYKEII; encoded by the coding sequence TTGGGCAAGGACTTAAAAGGAAATCCATTACCGCCGGGAATTATGCAGAGAAAAAGCGGAATTTACAGAGGGCGGTTTTATTACAAAGGAGAAACGTATACAAAAGATAATGCGGACTTAAAAAAGTTAGTTCAAGAAATGGAAGATTTACGCTATGAAGTCAAGCATGGGTTGAAAGGAAAGGGCGATAATATCACTCTGGATACATGGTTTGATATCTGGCTGAATACCCATAAGAAGCGGACTATCAAGGAGAGTACACAAGTACGTTATGATGATTTTTACAGACGTTACATAAAGAAGCAGATAGGAAAACAACGTGTGGCAGATTTTAATCCGATTATTTTGGAACGTCTGCTTCAGAATATGGCAGATGATGATTACAGCACAAAGACTATACGGGATGTGTATAATATTCTCAATGCTATGTTCAAATATGCAGTGCATAACAGGATTCTTACATTCAACCCATGTGCAGGAGTGGAAGTTCCCAAAACAAAGACAAAACAGATACGGGTACTGACTGTGAAAGAACAACGGGAAGTATTGGAACACGCAAAGGAGAGAATACACGAGAATCTCATACAGGTAGCACTCGGAACGGGAATGCGTGGCGGAGAACTGCTTGGGCTTACATGGGATGATGTAGATTTTCGGAAACGGGAAATTTCTGTAAATAAAACGTTGGTGTATATCAAAGATAAGGAAACAAAGAAGTATGTATTCAAGTACCAGACACCAAAGACAAAGAACAGTATACGGACGATTCCCATGCAGGACAGTGTGTATAAGGCTTTAAAACGTCAGTGGATTCAGTTGAAAGAAATGCAGTTGTCAGCTAGTGAATGGCAACCATTAGAGGGATTTGAAAATCTTGTGTTTGTTGGAAAGAACGGAAAACCGATTACAGAACACACCTTTCAAGTGACGTTAGACTGGATAGAAAAATCTATCAATAAGGAACGAAAAAAGCAGGCAGAGAAAAACAAGACAGTGTTTATACCGATTCCGCATTTTTATCCACATGCACTTCGTCATACTTTTGCAACGCGTTGTTTTGAAGCCGGGATTGACGCAAAGGTAGTACAAGGATTCCTCGGACATTATTCCATAGCAATCACACTGGATTTGTATACGCACGTCACAGATGATAAAGCAAAATCGGAAATGGATAAATTACAGAATTTGTATAAGGAAATCATATAA